The genomic DNA CCCAATACGTGACGCCGTTCAAAATCCATGGAGCACAGGGTAACGTCGCTGTTTGGAAGAAGAACATTCCGATACTGTCGTTCGTCCACGCAGGTTAGGGCTCCGACCACTGGCTGGCGTGGTGCAACGATCTTAGGGTCGACGCTTCCACCCCTACTGCTCATGGGCCGCGCTCTTATCAGTGCTTCGGTAGGAATAATGTCGGCTATATCTGGGTGGGGCTCGCCCAAAGCCACGAACCGGATCAAGGGGATATCCGCGTCGACGAGTTGACGAACCAGATCGCGATACTTGTCTCCGACCAGGCGGCTGTTCATGTAGGTGCCATCATCGAAAACATGAACCACGAATACGCCCAAGCGCAAGGCTTGCAATCGTTGCAGGTCCTCCCCGTTCATTCCCACCAGCGTCGTAAAAATCCTGATGCCATGGCCTTTGGCGAAGGCGTGCTCCACCATTTCGGTGCAGTCCGGATTGAGCCAAGGTTCGGAGTATCCCGCAAAACCAATGTCGACGGAAGCCGGTACGCGGGCTAGACACCGCTTGAAATCTTCAAGACCCAGATGACTCGCATGAGACACTTTTCTTTGCCGGACCGCGAACTTGTCCTGGGGACAATATGAACATCCTACGACACATCCCGTGGTCGTCGTTATCTCCAAAACCCTGCCGGCTGTGTTTGCTAAGCGAAGTTCCGGCAAAATCACTGGTGACGACTCCCATCTACTTACGTCGAAGCGCCACGATGGTGTGCCTTTGGCTTTCTGGCACCGCCTGCTGATCTACTGAGGCAACGCGGCCATCTACCCTTTTGGCAGCCTAAGCCGCCCGGTTCGCCGATTTGCCGGGCCGACTCCTCACAAACTTCGAGCGCGTCGGACCAGAGACAGCATTGCATCTTTCGAGGCATCACTCGCTCCGGAGATGTAGCCTCAACCGGTGATCGCTGGCCCATCGCCGAGATGCGCGCACAGCACCCTCGAACCCGCCGGAAAGAAGCTTTCTGGATGAGGTCGATCACCCCTTTCATCGAGCGAGTTCCGTGTTCTCATGCGGGTCAACCCTCACCCTATATTGCCGCACCTCGACCAGCAAAGGCCGTGCCAGTGCGCCTGGCGCGCAGTTACTGCGTGATGGGCTTCGAAAAGCCCGACAGGCCCAAGACGCTCCGCTGTTTTGAACCCGACATGTTTTCTGACGGCTGTCAGATTTGGACACACATCACTCATGCGTCAGTCGCTTAAGACGGAATGGCGTGCTGAGTTCTGCAAATTCGCTGAGAGTGGGCGGTCATGACAGGGTGGTGTTCAACGTCACCGATTCCCTGGAAGGAACGCCGCCATGATCAAGACAGAAAGTAAGACCGCCAGCGCTGCCGTCAAAGACATTCTGCTTTGGAACCCGGATAGATTGAACGAGGTGATCCGCGCGGTCATGCAGGAGGTGCTCGAGGCCGAGATGGACGATGCGCTGGATGCTTCGAAGAGCGAGCGCACGCCGGAGCGTCTCGGCTATCACTCGCGCTACTACGGGCGGAGAACTAGCTGCGCAACCTACTGCCGTTCGATAATCCCAAGTTCCAAAGCTTTTACAACAGCTACCGTTCTGCTGGTCGCATCCAACTTCCGCATTACATTTTTTAAATGGAAATCTATCGTATTTCGTGATCTGCCTAAAATAGTTCCTATTTCCCATGACGATTTTCCTTGTGACACCAAATCAATGCACTCTATTTCTCTCGCAGACAGGCTATGAACTTGTTCTGACGCAGTCGTAGTGTCGAACTTCGTAACCATCAGATGAAACCGTAGCGCGGCCATTTGCAGGTAGGTGATCGTTCTATTTAGCAATTCGCAGTCCGAGGATTGAGCAAAACTCATAAACCTAAAGCTGTCAGCAGGGCCATGTAAAGGGACGGTAACGCCTGACCTCAAGCCGAATGTTGCTGCTTCGTCCAAGACGCGGCGTCCATCTTCAGTTATGCTTTTATCGGTATACACCTCGCTCCATCGAAAGGCCCCTGCCTCCTTTCGACCTTTCTTGATGAGCGGGTCTATTTTGGCATAGCCCATTCTCGAGTAGCGCTCCTGCCATTCAGCAGGATAATTCCACATCACCACAGAATCCTGTCGGTTCGGCTTGAAAACCCTCTGTTTTGATGCGAGCGGGCCATAGGCAATCCAAGGGCAATCGAACTTCAGCGCAAACGCGGACAACAGTTCGAACAACCGTTCGGATTGAGCGATACCATCAGTCATGTTGAGGAATAGACCTAACTCGAGTTCAATCCGCGGGAGTTTCACGATCTCTCCTTCAGTTGCGTCCTCAGGTGCACAGCTCCAGCCCAGCATCGCAACATGCGTAGTGAACGGATCGACAGCCGGAGTTCTCTTCCGCCACCTAAAGACGTGGCATCAAGAGTCGTGCCACCTTGCGAGCGGAGCTTTTTCAGGTTGTAAACCGACTGGAGCGAGGTACCCAGGAGGCGAACCGAACAGCACTGTGTCGGGGAGCGCACAATCCGACAGTCGAGCATTCGATTGACCGGATGTGGGCAGGAAAGTATTCGCGGCGCGTTGGATCGCGGCTGACTTTCTCCAGGCTCGGCAACCTGCTGAATTTGTCCTTCGGCTGTTCCCGCTCAATTGGCACGACCTTTGAAGCTCACATTGTGAGGCGCCAGGAGCTGCCCGCCAAAATTGATGCTGTTGTGGGGGAGGTCGAAAATTCCAGCTTTGTCATTTAACTTCTTTGGGAGCGAGCGTGTTGATGCGCCCGCTTGGAAACTATGAAACGTTTCCCCGTCCATGGGCGCGGCGCCACTTGTCGCGACGTTTTCGCCTTCACTGTTCGCCTCTGGAACAGGCAGCCGGCCCGGCTCGCGATCATCATGACCGCGATGCTCGCCTCCACGCTGGCTGACGTGTTGATGCCGCTCTATTCTGGCCGACTCATCGACGCTGTTTCTCGTGCTGCTAATGCGGCAGCACCAGCTTGGGATTCAGCTGTTGCAGCATTCTCTGTACCGATTGGATTGGCACTCGGTGGCATTGCGATGCGCCACGTCGCCTTCATTGGCCTGAGCGACCTGGTGTTGAAAATGATTTCCGATGTCGCGACCGAAGCGTTCCATCATGTGCAGCGCTTTTCGACAGACTGGCATGCAAACAGCTTCGCCGGCTCGACAGTGCGCAAGATAACGCGCGGCATGTGGGCGCTCGACCTCCTCAACAGCACGATACTCGTCACGCTGCTCCCGTCGTTTGTCATCTTGATCGGCTCGACGGTGCTGCTCGGCTGGCACTGGCCGGTCATGGGCGTGATCTTTGCTTGCGGCTCTCTCGTCTACCTTGCGTTTTCGATTTCGCTGTCGCTCGGCTATGTCGCGCCAGCGGCGAGCCTTGCCAACCGATGGGACACAAGGCTCGGCGGCGCGCTTGCGGACGCGGTCAGTTGCAACGCTGTGGTCAAGGGCTTCGGCGCAGAGGTTCGCGAAGACGAGCGGCTTGCAAATATCATGACGAAATGGCGGCACCGCGCGCGCCGGAATTGGGTGCGGGTAACGATCATCGGCTCAACCCAAGGCGTCACTTTGGTTGCGCTCAGGGTGGCGGTGATCGGATATGCCCTGCTTCTATGGTCTCGCGGACAGGCAACGCCAGGCGAGATAGCATATGTTCTCACGTCCTTCATCGTCCTACAGGGCTATCTACGTGATGCCGGCATACATGTCCGCAACGTGCAACGCTCGGTTAATGATATGGAAGAACTGGTGGCCATCCACAATCAGCCGCTGGATGTTGCGGATCGTCCAGAGGCCAAGCCGATCCGGATCACGAAGGGCCGTATCGATTTCGAGAACGTCCACTTCCGCTACGCCGACCATCCCCTGCCGCTCTATAGCGAATGTTCGCTGTCGATTGAAGCTGGCCAAAGGGTTGGGTTGGTTGGACCCTCCGGTTCCGGCAAGACAACATTCGTGAAGCTCATCCAGAGACTCTATGACCTGAGCGGCGGCAGGATCCTGATAGACGGCCAGGACGTCTCCGAAGTAACCCAAGAGTCGCTCCGTTCGCAGATCGCGATAGTGCAGCAGGAGCCTATCCTGTTTCACAGGTCGCTTGCCGAGAACATCGCCTATGGCCGGCCTGGCGCGAGCCAGGCCGAGATCGAGCAAGCGGCACGGCTGGCCAGTGCGCACGACTTCATCGCGCCCCTGCCGAAGGGCTATGGGACATTGGTCGGCGAAAGGGGTTTGAAGCTCTCCGGCGGCGAGCGCCAGCGCGTGGCGATCGCGCGCGCCTTCCTCGCGAACGCGCCGATCCTTATTCTGGACGAGGCCACATCGAGCCTCGATTCGGAATCCGAGGTGCTCATTCAACAAGCGGTGGATCGGTTGATGGTGGGTCGAACCACACTCGTCATCGCACACCGGCTGTCGACGGTCCGCTCGCTCGATCGGCTGCTCGTCTTCGACCGTGGCCGCATCATGGAGGACGGCGATCATGCCGCGCTGATCGATCTCGATGGTGGCATTTACCGCCGCCTCTTCGAACGGCAGGCGTTGGAACTAGCGAAGGGCCTGGCCTGAGCGCCAACCGGGTTGCGCGATGCGCCGAGCCGTTGCCGGAGAGGCGTGTGGCAGTGAGGCCTTACCGACGAGCCGGGGGCGTTACGGCCGGCAAAACCAGCACGGCCGGACTGTCCGCCGAGCGGGCGGGCGGGAATGCACCACGTCTAAGCTTCGGCGAATGCCCGCAGTTACACGCGGGCACCGAATTGTCGCGCCTCACGGCGAACGCACCAAAAGGGCGGGAATGTCGACGGTCATTTGGGTCCGGGAAGTGTGCGGCCCTCGCCGTTACCCACATTTCGCCAAAGAAAGCGAAGTCAACGCACATTGAAGAGGGCGGTGCTTCCCGGCCGGCCGGGAGCCCTGTCGCTGGCCCAACCTGCCGCACGCCGGCACGTCAACGCATCAAACTCCCTTCGGTTCGCAAAGGCGTCCCTCGGAGACCCGGAAGCGCAGGAGCTCCGACCGCAGTCTTCGCTCAACTCTCGCCATCTGTTCCGGGGGATTGGATTCCGTTCCCTTGCTAACAGAGTGACAGCTGAGCACGAACTCGCCGGCCTCGTGTCTTTCGATTACGGCCAACGGCCTTAGGAAGAGATTGGATTCGCCGGCCCTCTGCGGAGCGAATGAACAGTTCTACAGATCATCGACGTCCGCGAAATTGACCTCGGCCTTTCCGGCCCAGCGCTGAAACGATGTTATGCACGTCCGGTACGGCAGGACGGCGGAATCGCAGTCTGCCGAATGTCAGCCGTTGCGAAAGGTGTAGCCGTACCCGTTGATCGCCGGCGCGCCGCCTAGATGTGCGTAGAGGACCCTCGATCCCTCTGGAAAGAAGCCCCTCTGGACGAGGTCGATCATCCCTTGCATCGATTTGCCCTCGTAAACGGGATCGGTAATCATGCCCTCGAGCCGCGCGCACAGACGGATTGCCTCTTTGGTTTCCTCCGATGGAACGCCATAACGCGGGTACGCGTAGTTCTCGAGCAATACCACGTCTTCCTCGACAATTTCCGCTCCGAGGTGGACGAGCTTCGCTGTATTTCGGGCGATGCCAAGCACCTGCGCCTTGGTCTTGGCGGGCATGGCGGAGGCATCGATACCGATCACGTTGCGCTGTCGACCGTCCTTGTCGAACCCGACGAGCATGCCGCCGTGGGTTGAACCAGTCACCGTACAGACGACGATGTAGTCGAAGGCAAACCCAAGCTGCTTTTCCTGGGCGCGTACCTCCTCAGCGAACCCCACATAGCCCAGGCCGCCGTATTTGTGGACAGAGGCGCCGGCCGGTATCGCATAGGGCCGTCCTCCCCTTGCCTTGACCTCATAAAGTGCCTTTTCCCAGCTGCGGCGGATGCCGATGTCAAAGCCCTCGTCAACCAGGCGCACCTCTGCCCCCATGATGCGGCTCAAGAGAATATTGCCGACCCGGTCGTAGACGGCATCATCATGTGGGACCCAGCTCTCCTGGACCAGGAAGCATTTCATGCCGATCTTGGCGGCGACCGCAGCGACCATGCGCGTATGGTTGGACTGCACGCCACCGATTGTGACGAGCGTATCGGCATCTGACGCGATCGCGTCGGGCACAATGTACTCGAGCTTGCGCAGCTTGTTTCCGCCGAGCGCGAGACCAGAGTTGCAGTCCTCGCGTTTGGCGTAGATTTCCACCTTGTCGCCCAGATGCTTGCCGAGGCGGTCGAGCCTCTCGATCGGCGTGGGCCCAAAGGTGAGCGGATAACGTTCGAATTTTTCCAGCATGCTCTCTCCAGCAAAAAAGTACCTGAACCGGCTACGCACCGGTCAGCCCAAGGGTGTGTGTGATCAAAGCCACCCGTCTTTCGAAGCGGGTGCAGAAGACGTTCATCGTTATTGCAGCACCGAGTTTGTCATTGCGACAAGCAGACCGCATCCGGCGTGCTGCGATGACTCTTATGTGCCTAATCGACCCAACACCCGCATCTCCTTGGCCTAAGGACAAACCGAATGTGGTCGCGTCCCACTGCCAAATACAGATCCCCTATATCGATCAGCTCAGTGATCAGAGGGTTACCAAAAGTGGTGTGGGCCTGAGCACTGATCATGTCATTCGCGCGTCAAAGCAGCAGCACATGCTGGGTAATTGACTTAGCTCGGACACAGCTGAAATTTCATTCCGCAGCTGATCAGAGTTCAGACGACTGATACCCGAGCTTTCCTGGAACCATTGACATGCTGGCCCCTGTGGCGAGTTCCACGAGCGCGGCTAGACTGCCGGATCAGAAAGAGTAGGCGGCCGAAATAGCAGGCCTGAAGCAGCAGCGAACAGGCCAGCGTCGTGACGACTGCCACACGGGGCGAATGCGAAGCGAAGTAAACCATCGACGCATTGCTGCACAGGATCAGCCCCACAAGCCGACAAAAGATATGAAGTGTAACGCCGTTCTCCTGGTTTTTTCGCCAGATCATGTTGCGAGCTCGTCGGCCGCAACATGCGTCTGGCAGTTCTTGGGGCAGACGCGGCCGCAGGCTCCGCAGCCGATGCAGCGGCCGGCATCATCGACAACCATGATCATGCGATTGAGCTCGCCGTCGAAATCGTCGTCTTCGTCATCGCAGGGGCCGAGGATTTCACCCGCGTCATTGACACCGTGAAGATGCATGACATCGCGCGAGCAGACCTTGAAACAACGGCCGCAGCCGATGCAGGTCTTGCTATCGATGAAGGTCAGGTACGACGGCATCCAAATGGAGCCGTCACGGGTGGTGAATGTGCGCGTCATCCTAAATTCTTCATTGAAGCGAGTTCTCTCTTGGCAACATCCAACTCGGCATAAACGGCGTGGGTTTTCTCGGCGACTTCCTGTATGTCGGCCCACTTGCCCGGCAGACCCTCGACAAGGTCCTGCAATGCCATCTTGGCAATAGCTGCACGCAACTGGAGCTTTCGGACTTTATTCCTCATCTTATCTAGGTCTGACATAGATCCTTCCTGGAACAATGGTTTTCTTGATGCGCGCCATCTCGGGCTAGGCTTCAATGGCTGCAGTCGCATCGTCGACCAGTTTCGTACCGGCCTCAGCCAGTTTGCGGAAAGTCTCGAAGCCGAACCGGTGGACGTCTCGATAGAACGACCAACCGCCGGAAGCCCCCAGGGGTTTCATTCCGATTATTGGCGACGTCGACACGCCGGAGCGCTCCTCAATCGCAAGCGCCACGGCGGTGTAAAACATGTCGAGCCTCCACAGCGCGTCCGAATCAGGATCGCCGATGAGAGGGGTCGCACATTGCTGTTCCTTGGTGATGATGAATTCGGCCAGCAGCTCGGCGTCCGAATTGCCTTCCCATAAGCCGAAGGAATCCTGAGTACGGATCAGCCGCAGAAGGCATTTGACGAACGGGCGAGCAAGGGCTTCTTCGTCCTTGTTGACATCAGGGCCAACCGGTGCATGAGGCATTTCGTTGTTTCTCATTTCAGTCTTCGTCTTCGAGAGACGATTTCCTTTTTCTGCGATGCCCACTCCGGGCCCACTTGCGTGGCCGACGAATGGCTTGGGCGGGCCAACCCCACGCAAGAGTGCCCCGTGGCCGACCTCGACATGTCCACGAGTGCGAGACCTACGGCGCGAATTCGCGGCGCACATCGTCTGCGCCGCGATCCGACCGGTGGTCAACGCAATTGAAATCCAACCTGCCGCAAGCCGCCCGCCCTTGCTGCATCGACATACTTGCTGCGAAGCGAGCCTCGATGGGCGGATTGGCCAGTGTTCAATTCCAATTGTCATCCCCTTCGCGATCTTTGCTCAGGAAGTGACTGCGTTTTGAGTTTCGAAAGCCTTATTTTGCGGAGCCACACAGATATCTGCGTGACAGGCGGGCTCACCCGTGTAGTTGGCCAGGGCTTGGAGCAACGGGGTGAGGTAGTGCTGTTTGGTGTGGTCCGGCATTGGCTCCGGGTGGTCCAGCGATTTGATTGCCACCTCGATCAGCTCGATCGCGCGATCCTTGTTGCCGCTCTCGTAATAATACTGAGCGACCGGGATGTACCAACGGAATTTAAGGGGCCCGTCGCCTTGCGGAGGATTAAGTTCCAGGATCTGTTCTGAGAGCTCGTTGCCCATCGCAAAGCGATCATCATGCGGAAGATGGGAGTTGTCGATCGTGGGATCGAAGAGTTGGTTCAGCGCCATGACCATCCAAGACATCGCTTCGAACTTTTTGTCGATCGCGTCCTCGACCAATTGGCGCATAAGCGGCAAGCCGGTTTTGATGTCGCGCAGCTTGTGAAGCACAAGATCCGCATGAATCTGCCGAAAATGATAAGATTCTGGCATCACGGCGAGGCCTTCTTCGATGGCCAATAGTGCCGCTGTCCAATCCTCGTCCTGCATCGCCGGCCTAAGTTTGGCGTATATCGGCCGGGTCAGCGACCTTTCGCGCGCTATACTTTGGTTACGCGCGATTCGCTTTGCATCGGCGGCTTTCGCTTCATAGCTGCTGCGCCAGCTGCCGTTAAGGACTTTCGGCAAAACGTCATCGAGTTCCGCCGGGTGGCCGATAAAAGCGATGTGGCCGTCGCGGTCGACCACGAACGAGGTGGGAATCCCGATCGAAGAGCTGGGATCCATCCAGAGCTTGTTCATTTCGCCAGTGTAATCGAACGCGATACGATAATTCAGATTCAAGAACTTCTCGGTCAGCCAGGCATCCACCTTAGTACGTGCCTCGTCCGCGGTTGCAGCCCGTTCGCCAGCTGCGACTCCGATAATCTCAAATCCGCTGTCTGCATGTTTCTCCTGCAGTTCAACCAAATGCGGCATGGCCGTCACACATGGTCCGCACCAAGTCGCCCAAAATTCAACGAGGTAGACCTTGCCGGGCTTAAAGTTTTTGACGGGCTCGCCACGCAGCCAGTTCTCCACTTTGATCGGAGGAGCCGGGGACCCCATACGCAGTTCCATGATGTTCTTATCCAAAGCTACCCACACCTTTCGTGGCTTTTATGCGTAGTTGGTTCTCTGTCAGAATCGCAACACACGGATCAGGAGGCCATCGCTCGTCTTGCGCGTTTGCATGCGATTCAGCCCTCTCACAGTGTTGCCGCCCATCAAGCAGCAATGGGCGTGCCAACCCCTCTCAGCTCCGGTAAGCGGCGGGGAATGCTTTGAAAATTCTCCACGAGCCCAAACACGGCCGATTGTCGTGAACCTGACATGTCTTCTGCCGCTGTCGGGTTTCGCCCTCTTGAGCCAGCCGCTTTAGGACAGGTGAGAGCTTGGATGGCTCGCCTGTCATTAGACTGGCCGGCGTCCTCGAGCAGTGGCACTTTGGCGCCGGGTCGAAAGTGCGGGGCGGCTTGGTCCTCGTGCCGCCACCGCCGCGTGTGGATCCTTGCCTCGTGGACATAAATCACCACGCGGCTGGCAAGTCGGCGGCATTGGGCTCAATCAGCGCGGCGTTGAGCCCCGACAGAACATAATGCTGCACCAATGTATCGGATGCCCTTCGCTGCCTCCACTTCTGCAGCCAGGCGTCGAGCGACGCTACCTGCCCACGTTCGAGCGCGACTGCAGTAATCTGCGCCGCCGGATAGCCAGCCGCCATTAGAAGGTACGATTGGGTCGGATAGGCATTCTGCCAGCAAATGAGGTCCGCTGTATTTCCTCGCGATGGATCACAGGCGTTGTCGGGTGATCGGGCACTATGCAAGGCGCGTCACGCTGACTAGCGCCTCGAACCACACCGGTAAAGACGGCGAGGCTAACACGACGGATATCGCAAGATCCCTTGAAATGTCTCGTTCCCCCGGCGGAGCGCGTCCAGCTCACCTTGCGGGCGTACCAGCGCCGAATGGGTACGCACGACGTCAACCTGCCTTTGGGCCCAGAGCCTCCTTGCCCTAGCCGCATGTGCCCCGGCTGGTCGAGAATTTCTGGTCGTCGAGCAGTAGAACTCTTTCACATGATGGCGAATGCGCGGCGTCCAGTGGGAGAACACCTCGGCATAAAGAGCGTTACTTCCCGGGCCGACGGTGGTGAAGCATAGCGCCCCGGTCGGAGCTATTTGCCTGAGGGGCGGAGGTCCTCTTGCGCAAAAGACACGTCCTCCCAATCCGCAAGCGGTCCTGTTCGGCGCTATCCGATGTCCGACAACGTCGGAGGCGTAACGTAGCTGAGCAAGATCTATCGCTTTGCCTCGAACGATTCTCATTTGGCATGGCGCGTGCGCGTTGATCCGCAAACCCCGCCATGAGGCGAAATCGGAGCTGGCCGCCACTCCACTTCCTCCTACCACGAGAGCAGACGGGAAGCAGCGCCTTCAAATGAGGAACAAAATCACTTTACCTCGAATCTTGCCTCTCGACTACAACCGGACCCATGGAACCGCGTCCGCGACCATACAATGAGTGCGCCCCGAGGCAATTGCCCAGCGCAAAATGGCTACGCGCGATCACGCCATGCATCCAGGCTAACGAAGGCACCTCGGAGAGCCTCGCCGCCATCATCGAGACCTATCTAAGCCCACTTGAGCCAGCACAAAGGAATTTCAAACATGCACCAAGATACCGTCCGTGGGAGAGCTTTCGCCATGCCCCTGACCAGCCCAGCCTACCCACCCGGCCCATATCGCTTCAGCAACCGGGAGTATCTGATCATCACATATCGCACCGATCCGCAAAAACTGCGCGACCTTGTGCCGGAGCCGCTTCAGGTGTGCGAGCCTCTGGTCAAATTCGAGTTCATTCGCATGCCGGACTCGACGGGCTTCGGCGACTACACGGAAAGCGGACAGGTCATCCCTGTCTCCTTCTGGGGCCGCATGGGGAGCTACACCCACTGCATGTTTCTCGACGACCATCCGCCGACAGCGGGCGGACGCGAGTTGTGGGGCTTTCCCAAGAAGCTCGCCAGCCCAACGCTCCGAACAGAGACGGACACGCTTGTTGGCACGCTGGACTACGGCCCGGTCCGCGTCGCGACGGGTACGATGGGCTACAAGCACCGGGCCGCGGACCTTGCGAGCGTTAAGGCCTCGCTCGCCGACCCGAACTTCCTCCTCAAAATCATCCCGCATGTCGACGGCACGCCGCGCATCTGCGAACTCGTGGAATACCACCTGGAGGACATCGATCTGAGAGGCGCCTGGACCGGCCCGGCAGCCCTGAACCTCTGGTCGCATGCGCTTGCCCCCGTCGCCGAACTGCCGGTGCTGGAAGTAGTCTCGGCCGTACACCTCGTCGCCGATCTCACGCTCGCGCTCGGGAAGGTCGTCCACGACTATCTCGCGGAAGCCGAGCCTCGCCATCGGAAAGGAAGAAACCATGAACTTTCACAATGATATTTTGTTGAACCAGCGCGACGGGGAGCCGGTGGCCGGCTTATCGACAAGGTGGCGGTGATCGCCGAAGCCGCGAGCGGGGTCGGCAAGGAAAGCGCGGTTCGCCCGCGAGGGAGCAAGAGTGGTCCGCGGATCTTGATCACAGCGAAGTCCAACGACGGCGTCCGGGATCGATCGATTGACGAAAAATGGTTGCCAGGGTGAGAGGCAGGTGGAACGCGGCTGATGCAGGCAATCGAAACCTTCGGGCGCCTCGATGTCCTGTCAGCAACGCCGGCGTCCAGAACGTAGCGCCGCTTGTCGAGTTCTGCCACAAGGCGCTTCCCGCCCGTGATAGGCTCCATCTCAGGGGTGTCGGCGAACTCAATGTCACCAAAATCAGTGTAAGGCTCGGCCTGCTGTTCGGCGTCTGCCTCAGAGGCAGACGCTCGCCCCTGTCGCCGATATCGCCGTAAAGACTCGGCCGGCAGGGAGGTGGACTACGACCTACCTTGAACTTTGCTTTCTACCGTCGTCAGATGAAGCGAGCCGAAATGTTGCGCCGCGGTGCTGATGACAAAAATTCTCGGCGGCTCGAACTTTACCTCTCGCGCCTCGACGAGGAGGTTGCACGAAAAGCGCGGCCTTGCCCACTCGTCATCACAAGAGCGACACGGGCCGACATGGCGGCCGAAACGCTCACCTCATGCGCAACCTGGTTAAGAAGCTGGCGCAAACGGGGCCGAGCGAGGCGGAACTCGAGGGGACGAGGATGAAACGCCCAAATCCTCAAAGAGACGGCCCGCATCGAGAAAAGCCGTGCCTGCCGAGATCGGGCAAGGGCGGGTGGCCAACGCTACCCAGCCGTAGGGAAACCCGTGATCACGCTTTAGGCACCCAATAACGATAATGGAAAAATCTGCGCGAAACGGTCGCACCGGTATTGACATTAATTGACACACCCCGCGAACACTTGCATAAGCCACATAGCGGTAGTGACTAGGTGCATGCCGCACCCAATTTTTTCCCTAGGGCGAGGTCTGATCTATGGCGGCACTGGCAAAATTCAGACCAGTTGATTCCAGCCAACACGACAAGGACGAACTCCGCGAAATCGTCCGTGAGCGCTCTTTTCGATCCGGACGCTACACGCTCTCGTCGGGCATAGAGAGCGACATCTATTTCAATATGAAGCCTACCATGATGATGGCGCGAGGCGCGCAACTTGCCGCTCTTGAGTTCCTAAAAATCGCTGAGCAAGTGAAAGCAGAGTACGTCGGCGGCCTTGAAATGGGAGCGGTCCCCGTAATCGGATCGATGGCAGCTGTCAGCTCGGCGATGAACAAACCCATAAACACGATCTTCGTTCGCAAGACTCCAAAGCCTCATGGCACAAGGGACGTGATTGAAGGTCTTGGGCCCAAAGAAGATCTCGAGGGAAAAGTCGTCCTGATCGTTGACGACGTTGCCACAAGCGGCAAGTCGATATTGAAGGCGATTGAAGAGGTT from Mesorhizobium sp. M1E.F.Ca.ET.045.02.1.1 includes the following:
- a CDS encoding SPASM domain-containing protein, with protein sequence MVEHAFAKGHGIRIFTTLVGMNGEDLQRLQALRLGVFVVHVFDDGTYMNSRLVGDKYRDLVRQLVDADIPLIRFVALGEPHPDIADIIPTEALIRARPMSSRGGSVDPKIVAPRQPVVGALTCVDERQYRNVLLPNSDVTLCSMDFERRHVLGNLLYEGYSALFEKPVFREIVDRMNGADGFLLCRMCEFADPNDRT
- a CDS encoding LuxR family transcriptional regulator, which encodes MKLPRIELELGLFLNMTDGIAQSERLFELLSAFALKFDCPWIAYGPLASKQRVFKPNRQDSVVMWNYPAEWQERYSRMGYAKIDPLIKKGRKEAGAFRWSEVYTDKSITEDGRRVLDEAATFGLRSGVTVPLHGPADSFRFMSFAQSSDCELLNRTITYLQMAALRFHLMVTKFDTTTASEQVHSLSAREIECIDLVSQGKSSWEIGTILGRSRNTIDFHLKNVMRKLDATSRTVAVVKALELGIIERQ
- a CDS encoding ABC transporter ATP-binding protein, giving the protein MKRFPVHGRGATCRDVFAFTVRLWNRQPARLAIIMTAMLASTLADVLMPLYSGRLIDAVSRAANAAAPAWDSAVAAFSVPIGLALGGIAMRHVAFIGLSDLVLKMISDVATEAFHHVQRFSTDWHANSFAGSTVRKITRGMWALDLLNSTILVTLLPSFVILIGSTVLLGWHWPVMGVIFACGSLVYLAFSISLSLGYVAPAASLANRWDTRLGGALADAVSCNAVVKGFGAEVREDERLANIMTKWRHRARRNWVRVTIIGSTQGVTLVALRVAVIGYALLLWSRGQATPGEIAYVLTSFIVLQGYLRDAGIHVRNVQRSVNDMEELVAIHNQPLDVADRPEAKPIRITKGRIDFENVHFRYADHPLPLYSECSLSIEAGQRVGLVGPSGSGKTTFVKLIQRLYDLSGGRILIDGQDVSEVTQESLRSQIAIVQQEPILFHRSLAENIAYGRPGASQAEIEQAARLASAHDFIAPLPKGYGTLVGERGLKLSGGERQRVAIARAFLANAPILILDEATSSLDSESEVLIQQAVDRLMVGRTTLVIAHRLSTVRSLDRLLVFDRGRIMEDGDHAALIDLDGGIYRRLFERQALELAKGLA
- a CDS encoding 1-aminocyclopropane-1-carboxylate deaminase, with protein sequence MLEKFERYPLTFGPTPIERLDRLGKHLGDKVEIYAKREDCNSGLALGGNKLRKLEYIVPDAIASDADTLVTIGGVQSNHTRMVAAVAAKIGMKCFLVQESWVPHDDAVYDRVGNILLSRIMGAEVRLVDEGFDIGIRRSWEKALYEVKARGGRPYAIPAGASVHKYGGLGYVGFAEEVRAQEKQLGFAFDYIVVCTVTGSTHGGMLVGFDKDGRQRNVIGIDASAMPAKTKAQVLGIARNTAKLVHLGAEIVEEDVVLLENYAYPRYGVPSEETKEAIRLCARLEGMITDPVYEGKSMQGMIDLVQRGFFPEGSRVLYAHLGGAPAINGYGYTFRNG
- a CDS encoding exopolysaccharide production repressor protein, with the protein product MIWRKNQENGVTLHIFCRLVGLILCSNASMVYFASHSPRVAVVTTLACSLLLQACYFGRLLFLIRQSSRARGTRHRGQHVNGSRKARVSVV
- the fdxB gene encoding ferredoxin III, nif-specific produces the protein MTRTFTTRDGSIWMPSYLTFIDSKTCIGCGRCFKVCSRDVMHLHGVNDAGEILGPCDDEDDDFDGELNRMIMVVDDAGRCIGCGACGRVCPKNCQTHVAADELAT
- a CDS encoding CCE_0567 family metalloprotein encodes the protein MSDLDKMRNKVRKLQLRAAIAKMALQDLVEGLPGKWADIQEVAEKTHAVYAELDVAKRELASMKNLG
- a CDS encoding DUF269 domain-containing protein, whose product is MRNNEMPHAPVGPDVNKDEEALARPFVKCLLRLIRTQDSFGLWEGNSDAELLAEFIITKEQQCATPLIGDPDSDALWRLDMFYTAVALAIEERSGVSTSPIIGMKPLGASGGWSFYRDVHRFGFETFRKLAEAGTKLVDDATAAIEA
- a CDS encoding TlpA disulfide reductase family protein → MELRMGSPAPPIKVENWLRGEPVKNFKPGKVYLVEFWATWCGPCVTAMPHLVELQEKHADSGFEIIGVAAGERAATADEARTKVDAWLTEKFLNLNYRIAFDYTGEMNKLWMDPSSSIGIPTSFVVDRDGHIAFIGHPAELDDVLPKVLNGSWRSSYEAKAADAKRIARNQSIARERSLTRPIYAKLRPAMQDEDWTAALLAIEEGLAVMPESYHFRQIHADLVLHKLRDIKTGLPLMRQLVEDAIDKKFEAMSWMVMALNQLFDPTIDNSHLPHDDRFAMGNELSEQILELNPPQGDGPLKFRWYIPVAQYYYESGNKDRAIELIEVAIKSLDHPEPMPDHTKQHYLTPLLQALANYTGEPACHADICVAPQNKAFETQNAVTS